The DNA segment TGCGATAATTTATCTGATCGGAGTTCAAGAACTTGGAAAAGTTCATGACAAATACAAGAAAGATGAAAAGCTTAATCTAATGCATATTGCCATTTGCAGGTGTCTAGAACCTTACGGGTATTACGAATTTGATTATGTAGACAATGATGGTTGGCCACATTATATCGTAAAAGAGCAATTGCCCCCACTTAGAGCTGGAGAGCAATCAGTATTAATGAAAGACGCGATTGTAAGCTATTTCTTAGAAAAGGAATACATTTCGTAATTATAAAACTTGCATTAGATTCAAGCGAATTTAATTATTAAATTTGCAGCACATTCCACTATTATGACAGAAAGAATAGCACAATATATCGCCGAAGTTCAAGCATTTCAAACAACGGATAAATCTGAACTCGAAGCTTTTAGAATTAAATTTTCAGGTAAAAAAGGAATATTAAATGAATTTTTTGCAGCGTTTAAGGAAGTTCCTAACCATCAGAAAAAGGAATTTGGACAAGTAATCAATAGCCTAAAAGTAGTTGTAGAAGAGAAAATTAAGATGATTCAAGACTTTCTAGAAAGCCGTGAAGATTCAAATCCTATTTATGGCGATCTTTCACGTCCAGGTGAGCCAATCAAGATAGGTTCTCGCCACCCAATATCATTGGTCAAAAACCAAATTACAGATATATTTGCGTCCATTGGTTTCAACGTTTCCGAAGGTCCAGAAATTGAGGATGACTGGCATAACTTTACTGCTTTAAATCTTCCAGAATACCATCCGGCGCGCGATATGCAGGATACTTTCTTTATTCAGACAGATCCAGATGTGCTTTTAAGAACCCATACTTCATCGGTTCAGGTGCGTTATATGGAAGAAAACAAACCACCAATTCGTACGATTTCGCCAGGACGCGTATTCAGAAATGAAGCTGTTTCGTCACGTTCTCACTGTATTTTTCACCAAGTAGAGGGACTTTATATCGACAAAGATGTGTCGTTTGCAGATTTAAAACAGACACTTTTATATTTTACCAAAGAGATGTTCGGAAAGTCAAAAATCCGTCTTAGACCTTCGTATTTCCCATTTACGGAGCCAAGTGCCGAAGTGGATATTTACTGGGGATTAAAGACTGAAACAGATTATCGAATCACAAAAGGAACAGGTTGGTTGGAAATTATGGGCTGCGGAATGGTAGATCCAAATGTCTTGACCAACTGCGGAATTAACGCCGAAGAATATACAGGTTTCGCCTTTGGTATGGGCATCGAGCGCATCGCAATGTTGCTGTACCAAATTAGCGATATCCGAATGTTTTACGAAAATGACGTACGATTTTTAGAACAATTTAAATCAAGCATTTAAGTTTAATTAGGAGCTTAATCCCGCTGTCCACTGTATCTTTTTCTTTTTTCTAGGAAAAAATGAAAAAGGATGTGCTTCGCCAGTTCGCTTCGCTCGGGTCGTTCCCATCGGGGCTAGGAGATCTCGGTAACATTCAACACAATTTTTCACAAGTCAACTATGAGAAAAGACATAACAATTCCAGAAGTAGAAAATATATTTCTTGCAGCAGTGCAGGAGTGGAGTGACGACTTTATGAGCAATATGTGGTACATATATCTTGTAAATGATAGCGACTTCTTGATGGACAATGTTATGATTGTCTCAAAAGCTTTTGGAACTCTAAACGGCGAAATGAAGAAGACTTCGTTATTGCGCCACGCTTTTGTAGAAGTACCTGCTGTTTCTGTTGCCAAAGTAGAAATGATAGAAGAAAGCGTTCTTGCTTTAAATAACGAGTTTATGCTGACGTTCTTTATAGATAACAAACTCTACGATAAAAAGTACATTTTTAAAGCAGGAAGCATTGCAGAAGCTAATTTTGAAGAGGTTCCAATCCTTTTTAAAGATGGCGTTATTGTAAGATAAACTTTTTTGCAAAATATATATAAATAAAAACGGTCAGTATTCTAAAGAGTACTGACCGTTTTTTTATTTAGAAACCAGACCTAATCTAGCTTTTCTGTCAATTTTTTAAAGACTTTTCGAGGATCTTTTCCTTCGTACAAAATACCATAAACAGCATCTATAATTGGAGTTTTTGCCCCGTACTCTTGGTTTAATTTATAGGCGCTTTTTACCGCGTAATAACCTTCAGCAACCATACTCATTTCGGTCATAGCCGAATTTACAGTATATCCTTTACCAATCATATTCCCAAAAGTTCTATTTCTAGAAAACAGCGAATATCCTGTTACCAAAAGATCTCCCAGGTAAGCTGAGTCGTTAATATCGCGTTTCACTTTGTGAACCTTCTTGATAAATTTCTTCATTTCGCGAATTGCATTACTCATCAAAACCGCTTGAAAATTATCGCCATATCCTAGACCGTGCGCCATTCCTGCCGCAACAGCATAAATATTTTTAAGAACTGCCGCATATTCTGTCCCCACAATATCATCGGTAATTTTTACTTTGATGTAATTACTACTTAGGAATGCCGACATTACCGCTGCTTTTGCAGGATCGCTACAAGCAATTGTCAGATAAGACAATCTTTCGAGAGCAACCTCTTCCGCATGACACGGACCAGTTATAACACCGATATTTCCGTACGGAATTCCGTATTTCTCGTGAAAATGCTCGCCAACAATCAGACTTGTTTCTGGAACAATTCCCTTAATTGCCGAAAATATGATTTTGTCTTTTAGCGGTTCAGTAAGTAGTTCAAGTTCTTTACTCAAGAAAGCTGATGGAATTACGAATACAATATAATCTGCGTATCGCACCGCTTCGTTAATATCCGAGGTAAGTATTAGTTTATTTACATTAAATTCGACCGAACTTAAATAATTAGGATTGTGGTGATGCTCTCTGATGTGAGCAATTGCCTCATCGTTGCGCATATACCAGCAAACTTCTGATAAGTTTGCATGTAGCATCTTTGCTATTGCAGTAGCCCAACTACCACCTCCGATTACTGCAAATTTTGGATTCTCTGTCATTAGATCGTTTTGAAAGTCCAAAAATACGAAAGGTTTTAGTACATCTGCAATTCGTGCGGGTTATTTATGGGAGTTTGGTGGTAATGATTTAATAAAAGGTTGGAATTTTAAAACTATTTTTTAAATCGAAATGTTTTTAGAATCAGAAATAGTTTTTTGTGAACTTCGAATTCTTCCTCAGAGATTATGAGAAAAGCTTATCAACGCTAGCGCGGATTTGCTATCCGTGCATCAAAGTAGACAGACAAGTAGTAGTTGAAACGCATCCATTGTGAGGATCTACTTCTTCTCTTTTACTTTAGCCTCAATTTAAATCATTGATAGCGCGAATTTGTAATCCGTGCCCGCAAAGTAGAATAGATAGCAAGAAATTTAATTTTAGTCTTCTATACAATGGCCAAATTATTTGCTTTTTAGCCATTCTTCTGCTGCATTATTTACTTGTTCAATTGTAAAATAGTGGCCATCTCTTAATTGTTGACGAGCTTCGGCAATCGCGGTTTTTTGGTCTTGAGTGAGCTTATAAAAATCTTTTTTTGAGTCGCAGTTGAGGAAATTATTTGTTACTTCCAATAAGTTTTTATTATCTGAAAGATTAATCTCTTCAATAAACCTTTTTTTAGTTTCAGTCTTTCTCATTATATAATTATTTATAGATGTTACTTCGAAGTTTTTAGGTGGATTTATTTTAGCTTTAGAATAAATACGAGTTTGGAGTTTTTATCAAAATTAAGTAAATTTGAGTAAATTATTAATTATGAAAGACACATCACTATCATTAGGACCTCACTTTGATGAATTTGTTATTTCGCAAGTTTCTGTTGGAAAATATAAGAATGTAACTGAAGTACTACTTGCCGGTCTTCGACTTTTGGAAGGCGAGGAAAGCAAAGTTATAGAACTTCGTACTGCAATTGAAACAGGTTTAAATAGTGAGTTAGTTGAAGATTTTGATTTTGAAGATAATCTACAAAGATTAAAATCGGGAAAAAAATTGAAAAATGGCTAAAATTACATTTAGACAAGATGCAATTGATGATCTAAATGCTATTTTGGAACTATACTTACGAGAAATGGTCTGAGAATCAGGCTGATAAATATTACGATCAAATAAGGTCTGATTGCGGGACGATTGGAGAAAATCCTTCAATTGGAAAAAATATTCCGAAGTGAAATTAGATTTATTAGGATTAAAGTCTGGAAAGCATATCATTTTTTATAAATTAATTTCAGAAGATACCATTGAAATTATTAGAATTTTACACGCGAGAATGGATTTGAAAAGTAGATTTAGAAAGTAAGTAAATTTTACTCCTTGTTTTCAAATATTGTGAGCATTTATCGAGAAATGCTTATCAACGCTAGCGCGGATTTGCAATCCGTGCCCGTGAGGTAGAGTGACCACACTAGTAAGTTTTTATTTTTAACACCACATTAACAACTCCCATATAATTTTCAAAATTTTCTCACGTTGTAATCCTAACGTTCAGATTATTATTTGAATAAGATGAAAGAGTTAGTAAATTTTGTTTTGGTGTTATGAAGAAAGGCGTTCCCGATTAGTTCAGGAACGCCTTTTCTGATATTATAAAAATTTGAAATTTACTTAGTAGCTCATTTCCAGAATTTCTTTTACTTGATCAACTCCAATATTCTTCGCTTCTCCAAGCCCAGTCCATCCACGTTCTGTAAAACGATCAGCTACAAATTTCGCAGTATCGTCATAATTTTCTGTGTTCTCAGACAATTTGGTTTTCATTCCCATTTTCTGGAAGAATTCTTCAGTTTTAACGATAGCTTCACGAGCGACACTTTCGTCTGTTCCTTGAAGATCAAAAACTCTACGTCCGTACTGAGCTAATTTATCTTTCTTAGTTTCGAACATCACCGTATAAAGACTTGGCGCAACAATCGCCAATGTTCTTGCGTGGTCAATATTATACAAAGCGGTGAGCTCGTGACCAATCATGTGGGTTGACCAATCTACAGGAACTCCTTTATTTAGAAGTCCATTCAGCGCCATTGTACAGCTCCACATAAAGTTTGAAGCCAATGTGTAGTCAGAAGGATTTTCGACTACTGACGGACCTATTTCGATTAAAGTCTGCAAAACACCTTCAGCAATTCTATCTTGTAGCAAAGCATCGTGTTTGGTAGTCATATATTGTTCTAGAACGTGCATATAAGCATCTACAACACCATTTTCTAATTGTCTTCTCGGCAACGAAATAATTACTTCTGGATCGCAAATAGAAAATTGTGGAAATAACTCAGGACTTCCAAAAGATAATTTCTCTTGAGTTGCCAAAATTGTAACAACTCCACCCGAATTCATTTCGCTTCCCGTCGCTGGCAAAGTCAAAACTGTTCCAAACGGAATAGTGTTTTTTCCAACTTCAGCTGTTCTATGTAAAATATCCGAAGGCTCCGTTTCGCAGTTTACAGCTGCAGAGATAAATTTTGTTCCATCAATCACAGATCCGCCACCAACAGCAAGGACAAAACCAATTTTCTGCTCGCGGATTATTTCTACCGCTTTCATCAAAGTTTCGTACTTCGGATTCGGCTCGATACCTGAAAATTCTACGATTTCGTAGCCTTTCAAAGCAGTCATTACTTGATCGTAAATTCCGTTTTTCTTGATGCTTCCGCCACCGTAGGTAAGAAGTACTTTGGTATTCGCTGGAATTAATTCAGGAAGTTTCGCGATTTGACCTTTTCCGAAAAGGTAATTTGTAGGATTGTATAATTGAAAATTTAACATCGTAAATATTTTTTAAAATTCGTGACTGTAAAGGTAAAGAAACCTAGGCCGAACTTTAATAAACTAATGTTAATAAATTGCGCGCAATCTATTTTTTATAAAGCAGGTTATGAGAGATATAACTCCAAACTTTGGCAGGAAGTAGCGGCTGCACATTTTTACCGTCTTTGATATTCTGTCTGATAAAGGTTGAAGAAATTTCGACAATTGGTGCATCTACGAAATTTACTTGAGGATATTTCGCTTCCATTTCTTCTGAATGTGGAATGCGTGGATAGACAAAAATCGGATAATTCTCGAGCAACACTTCGTAATTTTTCCATTTATGAAGAGAGGTCAAATTATCCTCACCCATAATCAACGAAAACTCGTGCTGTGGAAATTTCTCCTCTAAATGGGCTAATGTATTTACAGTATAATTAGGTTGAGAAAGTTTGAACTCAATATCCGAAGGTTGAATATTTGGATAATCTTCAGTCGCCAGGAAAACCATTTCGTAGCGTTGATAGTCATCAAGCAGTGTCGACTTCTTTTTGAAAGGACTATGCGGCGTGACCACCATCCAAACCTGATCTAGCGAAGTGTGCTCAACCAAATGATTTGCAATGATCAAATGCCCTGCGTGAATGGGATTAAATGTTCCGAAATACAAACCAATCTTCATTCTAAAATATTTTATAAAGTAAAAAAAGGAATTTATCAGATTAACCGATAAATTCCTTTACTAATAAGTATGCGTCTTGTTTCGCTACATCCAAATCATAATTCTTGATAATCATATCAAATTGCGGCGCAGTAGCAAGTTCTACAGAAGCTTTTGCAATTCGCATATTTATCTTATCCTCAGATTCGGTAGAGCGTATTTTCAATCGTATTTTAAGCTCATCAATACTTGGTGGCTTCACAAAAACAGCAAGGGTTTCAGTTGGATATCTGCGTTTTATACGCAAACCGCCCGCAACATCAATATCAAAAATAACGTTTTTGCCTTTCGCCCAAATACGTTCAATTTCACTTTTCAAAGTTCCGTAGAAGTTATCACGATATACTTCTTCCCATTCTAGAAAATCGCCGTCCTTGATATGCTGTTTGAATTCTTCCAGAGAAATAAAATAGTAATCTTTTCCGTGCTCTTCATCTCCGCGCGCTTCTCTAGAAGTCGCCGAAATAGAAAATTCCAAATTCAATTCTTCTATACTTAAAAGATGTTTTACGATTGTGGTTTTTCCAGATCCCGAAGGTGCCGAAAAAACTAGTAGTTTTCCTTGTTCCATAAAAATATCTTAGAGTAC comes from the Flavobacterium ardleyense genome and includes:
- a CDS encoding type II toxin-antitoxin system RelE/ParE family toxin, whose translation is MKLDLLGLKSGKHIIFYKLISEDTIEIIRILHARMDLKSRFRK
- the pheS gene encoding phenylalanine--tRNA ligase subunit alpha, which codes for MTERIAQYIAEVQAFQTTDKSELEAFRIKFSGKKGILNEFFAAFKEVPNHQKKEFGQVINSLKVVVEEKIKMIQDFLESREDSNPIYGDLSRPGEPIKIGSRHPISLVKNQITDIFASIGFNVSEGPEIEDDWHNFTALNLPEYHPARDMQDTFFIQTDPDVLLRTHTSSVQVRYMEENKPPIRTISPGRVFRNEAVSSRSHCIFHQVEGLYIDKDVSFADLKQTLLYFTKEMFGKSKIRLRPSYFPFTEPSAEVDIYWGLKTETDYRITKGTGWLEIMGCGMVDPNVLTNCGINAEEYTGFAFGMGIERIAMLLYQISDIRMFYENDVRFLEQFKSSI
- the gmk gene encoding guanylate kinase, which gives rise to MEQGKLLVFSAPSGSGKTTIVKHLLSIEELNLEFSISATSREARGDEEHGKDYYFISLEEFKQHIKDGDFLEWEEVYRDNFYGTLKSEIERIWAKGKNVIFDIDVAGGLRIKRRYPTETLAVFVKPPSIDELKIRLKIRSTESEDKINMRIAKASVELATAPQFDMIIKNYDLDVAKQDAYLLVKEFIG
- the nadD gene encoding nicotinate (nicotinamide) nucleotide adenylyltransferase — its product is MKIGLYFGTFNPIHAGHLIIANHLVEHTSLDQVWMVVTPHSPFKKKSTLLDDYQRYEMVFLATEDYPNIQPSDIEFKLSQPNYTVNTLAHLEEKFPQHEFSLIMGEDNLTSLHKWKNYEVLLENYPIFVYPRIPHSEEMEAKYPQVNFVDAPIVEISSTFIRQNIKDGKNVQPLLPAKVWSYISHNLLYKK
- a CDS encoding iron-containing alcohol dehydrogenase gives rise to the protein MLNFQLYNPTNYLFGKGQIAKLPELIPANTKVLLTYGGGSIKKNGIYDQVMTALKGYEIVEFSGIEPNPKYETLMKAVEIIREQKIGFVLAVGGGSVIDGTKFISAAVNCETEPSDILHRTAEVGKNTIPFGTVLTLPATGSEMNSGGVVTILATQEKLSFGSPELFPQFSICDPEVIISLPRRQLENGVVDAYMHVLEQYMTTKHDALLQDRIAEGVLQTLIEIGPSVVENPSDYTLASNFMWSCTMALNGLLNKGVPVDWSTHMIGHELTALYNIDHARTLAIVAPSLYTVMFETKKDKLAQYGRRVFDLQGTDESVAREAIVKTEEFFQKMGMKTKLSENTENYDDTAKFVADRFTERGWTGLGEAKNIGVDQVKEILEMSY
- a CDS encoding type II toxin-antitoxin system ParD family antitoxin, whose translation is MKDTSLSLGPHFDEFVISQVSVGKYKNVTEVLLAGLRLLEGEESKVIELRTAIETGLNSELVEDFDFEDNLQRLKSGKKLKNG
- a CDS encoding NAD(P)H-dependent glycerol-3-phosphate dehydrogenase gives rise to the protein MTENPKFAVIGGGSWATAIAKMLHANLSEVCWYMRNDEAIAHIREHHHNPNYLSSVEFNVNKLILTSDINEAVRYADYIVFVIPSAFLSKELELLTEPLKDKIIFSAIKGIVPETSLIVGEHFHEKYGIPYGNIGVITGPCHAEEVALERLSYLTIACSDPAKAAVMSAFLSSNYIKVKITDDIVGTEYAAVLKNIYAVAAGMAHGLGYGDNFQAVLMSNAIREMKKFIKKVHKVKRDINDSAYLGDLLVTGYSLFSRNRTFGNMIGKGYTVNSAMTEMSMVAEGYYAVKSAYKLNQEYGAKTPIIDAVYGILYEGKDPRKVFKKLTEKLD